Within the Salvia hispanica cultivar TCC Black 2014 chromosome 4, UniMelb_Shisp_WGS_1.0, whole genome shotgun sequence genome, the region tatataatatgtaaaacgttgttgttgacataaataatataggttgttgacatgaaaatatttgtcattgacattaattatttgtaaaatgcttgatgttgacataatagttgacataaataacgtttgttgttgacatcgtagttgacataatatCTTTGTAGTTGACATCGtgcgaaaatgacaattatgccccctagttgacataatgtctccgtAGTTGGCATCGCGCGAAAATTATGAATGAGTGGCTGAAAATGCATCTTAGTTCTCAATTAGGCCCAAAAATCTCTACCTAACAGGACccttataaatattatatccGTCCAACACTAAATGATGTACAttttgctaactttcttaattggtaactcatcaatacagtgtattaaaaatgtcaatacgataacattaaaatatctacACAAGatgtcaacatagtatattgaaatgtcaacaaaattatgtgttgacatgtTAATGTCATtgtattaacatttttaatgcactacattgatgagttagcaacttaagaaagtttgTAATTGATATACCAGGACGTACAATTTATCATTTCCTATGGTATACATGTATAGTTGTGAAATAAATGGAATATTGCTCCTTCtttcttataaaaatagtctgATTTTAATGTgtcattgaaaaaattaataaagatagTGAAACTATTCTTAGTAGAAGGGTGTTCACAGTACTAATATTAGTGAAGTCCATattattagaaagaaaaaaatttccaatttaGAATCATCAATCTTTAAGGGAAggataaaaataacaaaatatgtcTATTATTATGGGACATGAATTATGATATGTGACCATaataaattcatctttttagtttttgtttacAAATAACTCCTTAACAAGAAATGAGCTTCAAGTTTGTCCATATCTTGTTTGGTCAACTGAATCAACGTCTCTATCCCTCCCCCACACCTTGTATCCATAAATGTTGCCAAATTCTTGTAAGGAAATCCACCAAACATGACCCGGTCGGGTCTACCCCACCCAAAATCCGCTTCGTATAAAGGAAACTTGCAGAGACTTGAGAAGAAGAATCTATCCACCATGGATTTACCAGCTCCAGCCTTTATCAGTTTCAATTGCATCTCCCTCTTCTTCAGCCGACCCACGTACCCGGCATCGACCGCCTTCAAGGCTTCACGCACCTTCCAAATAAGCTCAGCACCGCCCACCCCAGCTGCCGCCTCCAACCTCGAAGATACAACCAAGTTACCGAACTGGTATTGGGATAGAGGCGGGTCGGCCCGGTTCCGTAAGTTTACCGCATTATGCACTACGCAGATCTTACCCGGGTCGGATCTAATTCCTATGTACAGTCCCCATGTAAAAGCCGATAGTGCCTCAACCCGGCTTGGACGATGCCCGCCGGCGGTGTACCTTTTGttggaatgaagaaaatacGTGTGATTGAATGGAATAAAATGCTAAaccaattaaaaatagattatttatttccGTATTAATAGAGTTGAACTCCATATAAAGAGTTGGATGTAACAGAGTTGATTTGTTTCACCGTAAATGAGAcgtaatatttcttttttgttcaTGCCACTATAAGCAAAGCgttttatttatggaaaaaaacaacaatctCTCTCGTACTCTGTCCTCACTCCTCcgttttctctctactttttcttcaaatctactctattctcttttcatttgaCCATTGGACATTACTAttcatctccaaccatttacaccaaactcaaacccaaaaaagtattccatttttacatactttttatacttttccaattatacttatatatctctacttttttctctttcttgcttttttatctatatatttaacacactcaacattcatttcttaaactccatACCGAAAAGTTCcacctcaactatgagggaacggagggagtacttcatattttaaaaattatactatacaAAATACACTAAAcatactataataaaattcaaaatcgcAACTACATAAACCATATCAcgatagaaataaaataaatagataaaattcaaaacccGAAAGTTGTGTATTATTCAcaagaaaaaattatgtgtAAACATATTTACTACAACACTAAcctcttgaaaaaaaaaaacaaattaatggcaaaaaaaattaaaattagatgtACCATTAAcacaaaaagtaaaattaaaatgtactacaaaatagagaataaagtagaacgaataaaataaattattttttgccgaaaaaagaaataataaagctATAGTGGGataaccaaaaaagaaatactaataaGCTACAAAGGGATTCTTtgcatcttttattttctatcacCTTTCCTGGAGAGCTGAGATCTCCGAAGCTGAAAACACAAAGACTCTGGCTGCGTTGTCTTCCTCCACTAATCCTGAAGTTAGTTGGAGGTTGATTAGGATGTCCAGCGGCGGAACATAGGTGGCCGTGTCGAACTTGGGCAGTGACACGCCACCGCCGCTGTTTCTGGCGATGGCGGACCAGGCGTTCACGAACAAGATAAAAGATACAGCGTCGGCGATCTTGTGTGACAGGAGGATCCCAACGGCCAGGCCACCGCACCGGAAATACGTGGTTCGAACCGCCAAGCAAAGTTCTTTGGAATCATCCGTTTTAAAAGGTagaatttcttcaaatttttagggttttGGTTGGCGATGACTTGCGAGTGCGAGAGATCGCAGTCTGCTTCGGCTTCGGAGAAAGGAATGCCAGCGTCATTGCAGTCGACGTAGAGGTTGCCAACGATGCGGCCGGCTAGGGGGTAGTATATGGAGAGGACATCCGATAGGGATTTCTTTATTAGGTTTGATTTATCTGAGTTTGAAAATTTgggatttgattttgatgagtAGAAGTAGACAAAGGGACTGAATGATGGATGAATGCCTTGATCAAGAAATGAAAGTTGGTATTTTTGCTGATATTTTGGAGTTGGAGTAGATGGTGTGAGAGTCTCTATTGAGATTACCCtactttctatatccattGCTTCTCTTAATCtctctattttctttattccCAGTACTTATAAAGGGAAGCTAGCTACACTGTACTTAAAATTCAACTACACTGAAATTATGCaacttttaacaaaaaaaatgtaatccTTGAATAGGTCAGGAGGGACAAAGTACAACGTTGGTTCATGCACGCATAAAAGTTTGACATTCTATATAGGACAATATGCTGAAGtgcatgttttaatttttactaggCTGCGACACGCAACATGTTGTGATTAGGTGGGGAATTTTAGTTATGGGGTGATATTTATACTTAATTTAAGTTTACTTTTAGGACACAATGTTTGTTAGCAATCAAGAATCAATCTAACATCATTCATCCGCAAATCATGTGATTCTTAGTTAAAGTAaaactctttatttttaataaaatgttaaattggagagagtaaagttaGAGAGCTACCTTGAGacaatctaaaaaaaatacaactcAACTACCTTTAAACaaccccaaaaaaataaactcaaCTATcttgggacagatggagtactaaattattaaaattatcccataaatgttgattaattttttttttaatatctgaTACGGAGACAACTACGATAACCGATCACGAGGAGCCAGGGCACGAAGATTAGGAGGAGACCACGGTTCATACAAGTGCGACTACAATAAGTCAATAACTAATCCACATGATACTATAAAGGACGACCCAAAAGAGAATGTGCACAGGCCCTATGGCTATGAGCCCAAGCCCCGTCGAGCGAGGAAGGCCCCATATCGATTTCAAGACTTTGTTTCGGGCTAacccatttattttattattttaattaatttaataagtagATATTTGAGCGGAACTATAAGCTATATGTCgagttttttttgttagttcTTTTTGAGATATATACAAAAGAGTGTTGAAACAACCATATGATCCtagataatatataaatagggATAGGCCCCACTAGTTACATTTTATGGTAGCCTAGGTTAGGGATATGAATATGAGATATTACGACCACGTCGTCCATTAGACTTACTTCTTTCAGTTGAattcaacttaattaattgactctattataaaattaatagtatgaaACTACACAGCCTTATTTATGGCGGATTTAGGGGATCACCCCGAACCATTCACGGAGCCTAAATATCTGGACGTATGTCTAGTAATTAAGTTGCTACtcactaaaacaaaaatttggtACAATTCCTAAGGAGAGTAAATTGTCGTTGGTTCAATTCCTAAGAAGAGTACATTATCTATGCATGATTGTATTCACCGACACAAGTGCTTCCCTTCTTGAACATTtaaacatgaattaaattgTAACATCAAATTCctgagaataaaatatttgagaaaacAATACTcaattccatttcattttgtaACAAGCTCAAGTGCCTGAACCATTGTGTTTCTAAATCTTGCTACATTGACTCTTATATCCTGCTGCTCAAACCGAGCAAGCCGATAACCCATGCCATAGAAACTTTCCGGGTCTGTGATGTCCGAATCATTCCGCCCATACAACTCCACCAATGAGCTCTCCTCCGGTTCGATCTTGTAACGCAGGTAGTGCACGCCCATTGCCCCATCCGGGTCGCCAAAATATTTCGAAGCCGCCCACTCTACTCCCACCGGCTCCACTTGCACCATCACGGCCCCTATAGGTAAGAACAGCTCATTAGTAAGCCCGGCTCCATGAGAGACCACTAGCACAGCGCACGAATTAATCTTGTTCCCGAACTTATCAAGATTCAAGGCATCCTTGGTTCGGGCCACCACAACCCTGAACCCGAGTCCTTGGATCATGCTAACAATCTCGTCTTCATTTATAAACTTCCTAGTTTTCTCGCGCGATAGCAGCATCACCATTGGTTGTTTTACAACCACCTGGGAAACATGCGCGAAATTCAGGTTGTATGCTGCTGCAAGAAACTGCCTGAAGTTGCGCATGGAGTACCCTCCAAGGATGTCCCTGGGGTTCAGGGCCAGATTGTCGTGGTACCTGATCCCCAGGATCATTCCTGGGAAGCAATGGACGGTTGCGTTAGCAGCCGGATTCATCACCCGGTAATGAGACAGGCGCGACAGGATCTTGCTGAACTTGGTGACAAACCAAGCATCGTGGTCCTCCAGGATGAAGAGGACCTCGGATTTGAAATGGCTGGTTGTGATGAAAAGGGGGATGATAATGTCGTTGAATTCGTGGAATATGTTCCCCAGTATGCCGGACGAGAAGATCACTGCAGGGACAGTGTTGTTGTAATGGCAGGCGGGCGGGTCTTTGGCCCCGTGTAATATCTTTACTGGCGTTATCCACTGTAGAAGGTACTTGTCTTTCTGCAGAGCGTACGGCTTCGTGCT harbors:
- the LOC125218116 gene encoding stemmadenine O-acetyltransferase-like; translated protein: MDIESRVISIETLTPSTPTPKYQQKYQLSFLDQGIHPSFSPFVYFYSSKSNPKFSNSDKSNLIKKSLSDVLSIYYPLAGRIVGNLYVDCNDAGIPFSEAEADCDLSHSQVIANQNPKNLKKFYLLKRMIPKNFAWRNSGGGVSLPKFDTATYVPPLDILINLQLTSGLVEEDNAARVFVFSASEISALQERYTAGGHRPSRVEALSAFTWGLYIGIRSDPGKICVVHNAVNLRNRADPPLSQYQFGNLVVSSRLEAAAGVGGAELIWKVREALKAVDAGYVGRLKKREMQLKLIKAGAGKSMVDRFFFSSLCKFPLYEADFGWGRPDRVMFGGFPYKNLATFMDTRCGGGIETLIQLTKQDMDKLEAHFLLRSYL